A region of the Anolis carolinensis isolate JA03-04 chromosome 1, rAnoCar3.1.pri, whole genome shotgun sequence genome:
TACCTGAGGTAAGAGGTATGCATGACTACCATCAAGCTAAGCTGCAGCCTTGATGGGTATCCCATGATTGTTTATGGAGAAAAGAAGATAGGAATAAAAAGGTGGGTTGAATATATTAGGGTCCTATTTGGCCACAGGGATAGCTCTGTCATATGCCTAAACCCAAgtaagtatattttaaaaaatagcacacAGTAAATCTTACTCGGAATGGCTTTGTTAATAGATACCCCATTAGGGCAAGATAGAAGCTGAACGAGTGTTTACTTTTTGGTTGCTTTCTTTGCAGTAATGTCTAGTGTTAAAACTTGGAAAGGCAGCATTAATAAATGAAGTGGTTGCTATGCTTGCTACATGTTCTTTAGTGGTCACAAATCAGCAGTCTCTGGCATGGCTTGGGGCGACTTGAGGTTATGGTGTCCAAAACTAATTATTGGTTCTTGAATAGGATCGGAATGTTCTGAGTGAAATAGTCAAAGAAGCAATATGCTGCCTGTTGTTCTCAAGTCAAGGAAGGGCAGGAACATTTAAGGATATGGTTGTATGGACTAAGCCTAGCTTATCGGAATCATTTTCATATTTTACTCTCTTGATGTGTAGCAGCATTGGTTTGTCCCTGGGAATGTTCCATCTGGTCGTGGTGCTATGGGAACCCATTTTCTGAAAGTTTGCATCATAATCAATAGCTACATTGTCCTAGCCAGAGCTTGGACCTGTAGACATTATTTAAATAATTTGGTGAGATGCCAACCTCACTAAAAAAAAACTCCTCACTCATAATTCATTGACAGATTGCTCACATGAAAACTATGCAACTTGCAGCCCATTTTGAGAACTTTGCTTGCTTTTGgccttttattttcatttcttccctctCCTCCATTTCTGGTTCCAGTAATGGCATCTTCTAATCTTACATAGAGaaattgaaaaatgagttatagggtGGCAGCATGTTGTTGGCTAGGAGAAGAATATTTCTACAAATCAAAACTCAAAATGTATCAAAGCACATTGGTACAGGGCTTAGGAAACtagttccatatatatatatggataatttatttatttatttacatcatttctactccgcctttctcacccgaggggactcaaggtggcttacaataataggcaaagattcaatgcctgaCACAATACATTCACCAACAGttctgataaataaataacatagcatagtaaaataaataatacaaaagttaaaaacatatccaagttaaaatccattcatctaaagtcctcatatgtatattttagtgcagaccatgtgatgtagatgttctcattcattgaacgcttgcGTACACAACCATGTCTTCAAGGCTTTCTTGAAGCCCAGGAGCGTTGGTATCTGCCGAATGTTActgggaagggtgttccacagccgaggagctaccaccgagaaggccctgtccctcgttcccaccagggAACCAACGGCTAGTTTAATAGATACTGCTAGTTTAATAGATACTGAAATTGTTCAGTTTGTACtattttttatctattttatttataaatgttATCATTTTGGTTATATATGGTACAACCAGTATCTACAAAATAGGAAAATGTACAATTGGTTACTTCACACTtattacaatattaatattatatggttgtttttttggcattgaattctgtATATATCACAGTCTCTTTAATATGCCTGGTATTGGGGAGAGCAGCTTGGCCAGACACCCGCACAAGGTCACATTAGGCTGGTGGGGCTGGAGGTTCTGCCTTCCTTTGTTTTAAATGATATCACACCTTGTCTACCTTTGCCTTTTAAtatgatatttaaaataaaaaaaaattcaagcttATTTGTTCCTGATAAGTTAGGTATTCAACTTATTAGAGAGCCATTATTTTATTGGTACTTTTGCACCTGACATATGTCTTCATCTGTTACAGCTGCATGCGAATGGTGATAAAGGCTTTGAGAATGTGGAGCTTGGGGTaattggaaaaaagaagaaaattcctAGGAGAGTAATCCACTTCGCAAGTGGTGAAACAATGGAAGAATATAGCACAGATGAAGAGGAAGATGAACAGCAGGAGAAAAAAGATCTTTTGCCTTCTGTTGATCCAGTAGGTTTGTTTCTGAAGTTACTTCCTGAATATGATGACTTGCATTGCTTATCTTTGACGATTTTTCTCATTTTGCAGAAATGAAGTCTATGGGCTCTTGGTTTTTGTCTTATTGTGATGAGTGAGTTTTTGTAGAAACGTTATATTGCCAGACTTTGGGGGGATGGGACAGGATGGGGCACATGCTTCCAGACCTCACTTGCTTTGTAAATTCATGTATGACACATACTCCAGCAGTGGGCACAGTGAGGTCTGCAAGACCATTTTTTGTAATCTTCAAGGAATCCTTGTTTCTGTTTCTAGAAACATCCAGTAACATATGGATACAAAATTGTATTGAGAAAGCTTCCAGTACAAGAGGCTTGTCTCACTGTATTTTTAGATAAAGAATCAAGATATTATTTATagtagtgtgtgtttgtgtgtgcgtgcgcgtgcAAAGCTTTTTCTGACATAAATGTAAAATTAGGTCAACATTTTTAGTgctagttttgtttacttgtataTTTGCGTTGCATCAACCCTTAGAAGTATTTTTCTTTGAATGCAGTGAATTTTCATTGGATGAAGCAAAGCTCAGAAAACTTGGCATCTCTCTGAGCAGCAATTTGCACGCAAATCAAAGAGAAATACTGttgatggattgtgttgcaaGCAAGGCAGCACAAGATGAGTATACTAGAATACAGAGTGCAACTGTGTTTGAAGCGTAATGGAATAAAACTGAGAAAGGCATTTGCCCTTTATTTAAACTGCTCAGAAATATAAGCATTTGTTAACCATTTACCAAAGCTTTTCTTATGTGGTTttatgagtccccttgggaagatagggcagaatacaaataaagttttattatagtattattaatatagaTTTGAACAAAATTCTTGCAATATAACTTACTTTTCTTTCATGAAGATGTGCAGTTTCTTATAagattattttgttgtatgttcaACTAATAATTGCTTTTACCTGTAGTTAGATGTATATTCTAGTAGTATAAATTAGATGAAGAAAAATCAGCCCAAACTGAGCTTCGGTGTATTGGCAAAAATGTTTTCTATGAAAATTTTTAAATAATCTGTATTCATGAGAGTGCCCTGTTGACTGACAGTTTATTACTGCAATTAACAAGGCTGTATTTTTGATGAAGACTCAAAACTGAAAGATTTTAGAATTCAGCTGATGTTGGTTTTTCTTCAGAGATATGTGGAACAAAATAATTACTTCTGCAGCTTAACTAGTGATATGGTAGAGTCTTTGCATTTCAGAGCTGCCCTTATTAATCAGAGAGTATTTATTAATCCACACCTCTCTGTAATAAATGCACTAATTGCAGGTTTCTGGGAAATATGggtatcaaagaacaataatagtgAGTCCATGTATTCAATATactatgaaaaaaaatcattctgaTTAGCAAAGTAGGATGCCAATCGCATTCTTTCATGATATTGCTCTAATGAAGAGTACAGATAGGTTCTTCTTCTAGTATCAATGTTTTCATGATCTACACAGTCAAAGTCTTTGCTGTAGTAGCTCATTGGGTGCCAGCCAGTCAGCCTGGGGGTGGGGTATCTCATCTTCTGGCACTTCTTATTATGCATCGTTCTGCATAGTATTAGCAGTATTAGCTATGGCGTTGCCCACAAATGGCACTATCTTTGCATGGTGGTGGGATTGTGTGGTACTATGAGGCAAGAGGCTATGCAGTGGCATCAGAAATGCGGGTAGGGTCTTCCATTAACACAAACACTTCAGATTGCTTGTACTATATAATCCCATTTATTCAGAATTTTAAAAGATAGTGAAGCATGCACTATTAATGTGGACTTTTCTAGTAAAGAAAGGCAAAAGTGTAAAATGTaggcatatgcacacacacacaaaacaaaaaaatccagAAGGGTTGCTATAAAAAGGGAAGAGGAGTGAAGTTCAAATTATCACATTGCACAAAGCTAATCTGGATCAGTCAGATTTGGCATGCAGCACATGCTAATTGTGTCCTCGCCCAGTTACTCTTTTCAAAAAATGTGCATTGGCATAACATAGTAACAGTAATATTAtagctcaataaaattacatactTTGCACATCTTCCCACCCATCTTCACTGCTAAATGTCTTTAGCAGCACCTAAAAGTCATTTAGT
Encoded here:
- the fam177a1 gene encoding protein FAM177A1, whose translation is MEQGLAAIALACAPALVAVTACAMDQEQLHANGDKGFENVELGVIGKKKKIPRRVIHFASGETMEEYSTDEEEDEQQEKKDLLPSVDP